The genomic stretch ACACCGCAGAACCACCGGGGGCCTCGGGTGCTTCTGGGGTTTTGGGAGCTGGCTCCTCGGGGCTCAGACGGGACTGGAACTTCTCCAGCTGCTCTGGGCTCGCCAAGGTCTTCAAGAGAGTGTTTTCACGCTCCAGCTGGGAGTTCTTCTCCACCAGCTCCCGGATCTGCTCCTTCAGGATCTCCACCTCCTCTCTCACAGCATACATCAGATGATTCTTCACCAGATCCTGTCCCGGAGATCACGACAAAGCTATCCGTTAGCCGCGGCGGCCCCTCTGCGGCACCTTCTCCTGGCCATTGGGGCGCCTGCGCTGTCCCTCATGCTGCCAACCTCCAGCCTTCCCTCAGCAGCCCCTCAGAATGCTGG from Phocoena phocoena chromosome X, mPhoPho1.1, whole genome shotgun sequence encodes the following:
- the TSC22D3 gene encoding TSC22 domain family protein 3 isoform X4, with the protein product MDLVKNHLMYAVREEVEILKEQIRELVEKNSQLERENTLLKTLASPEQLEKFQSRLSPEEPAPKTPEAPEAPGGSAV
- the TSC22D3 gene encoding TSC22 domain family protein 3 isoform X2, with the translated sequence MNTEMYQTPMEVAVYQLHNFNISFFSSLLGGDVVSVKLDNSASGASVVALDNKIEQAMDLVKNHLMYAVREEVEILKEQIRELVEKNSQLERENTLLKTLASPEQLEKFQSRLSPEEPAPKTPEAPEAPGGSAV
- the TSC22D3 gene encoding TSC22 domain family protein 3 isoform X3, encoding MAFQPPYSPSLFRKRDNASGASVVALDNKIEQAMDLVKNHLMYAVREEVEILKEQIRELVEKNSQLERENTLLKTLASPEQLEKFQSRLSPEEPAPKTPEAPEAPGGSAV